The Mercurialis annua linkage group LG8, ddMerAnnu1.2, whole genome shotgun sequence genome window below encodes:
- the LOC126662042 gene encoding uncharacterized protein LOC126662042: MSSAFWVDSWTGSSPFAVRYPGLYALSRTKLISVSQQLGGNIQLLSSASFCWNRRLRLGESEQLDCQIPSTGGKNILKSRDVSFSIQQLNTYTVNNIFFPTIWKFKVPPRIQFFSWLLAYGRIFSNASLVARGILNPYLIGCLVCQVEESSMHIICYCCFAWKFSCYILARCDITLVSPPSVDIFFSIWSSLSHSSFKDIWRLIWFFGIWELWKSRNNRVFNDLENSHESLAYLC; encoded by the exons ATGAGTTCAGCTTTTTGGGTAGACTCATGGACGGGATCCTCGCCTTTTGCTGTCAGATATCCTGGGTTATATGCTCTATCTAGAACAAAGCTTATTTCAGTCAGTCAACAACTGGGAGGTAACATCCAGCTCTTATCTTCAGCCAGCTTTTGCTGGAACCGTCGCCTGCGGTTAGGAGAATCCGAGCAGCTGGACT GCCAGATACCTTCAACTGGAGgaaaaaatattcttaaaagCAGGGATGTTTCCTTTTCAATTCAGCAGCTGAATACTTACACGGTGAACAACATTTTTTTCCCTACTATTTGGAAGTTTAAGGTACCTCCTCGTATTCAATTCTTTTCGTGGCTTCTTGCTTATGGTAGAATTTTTTCAAATGCTTCTTTGGTAGCAAGAGGCATATTGAATCCGTATCTTATTGGTTGTTTGGTTTGTCAAGTGGAGGAATCTAGCATGCACATTATTTGCTATTGTTGTTTTGCATGGAAATTTTCGTGCTATATTTTGGCTAGATGTGATATAACTTTGGTCTCACCTCCGTCAGTAGATATCTTTTTTAGCATTTGGTCTTCCCTCTCCCATTCTTCTTTCAAGGATATTTGGCGGCTTATTTGGTTTTTTGGTATTTGGGAGTTATGGAAATCTCGGAATAATAGGGTGTTTAATGATTTGGAGAATTCACATGAGTCTTTAGCTTATTTGT Gttga